The proteins below come from a single Zea mays cultivar B73 chromosome 8, Zm-B73-REFERENCE-NAM-5.0, whole genome shotgun sequence genomic window:
- the LOC100278761 gene encoding uncharacterized protein isoform X1, with product MERSLDSYSSIKDVTYSCGYCGYALNLSSSARDTEGIGPKYRKQIRKGVVAFVAVDESRFTLAHELTCTPYFRSARSWGLFRRRSRLLCRKCGGHIGSAYGKEEEEDSSSSSLFGGDGSSDDTRPSSGSGRSSVASSQKSYVVRISALQPSSDDSAVVPFTHR from the coding sequence CTGCGGGTACTGCGGGTACGCGCTGAACCTGAGCTCCTCGGCGCGGGACACGGAGGGCATCGGGCCCAAGTACCGCAAGCAGATCAGGAAGGGCGTCGTCGCCTTCGTCGCGGTCGACGAGAGCCGGTTCACGCTGGCCCACGAGCTCACCTGCACGCCCTACTTCCGCTCCGCCCGCTCCTGGGGCCTCTTCAGGAGGCGGTCGCGCCTGCTCTGCCGAAAGTGCGGGGGGCACATCGGCAGCGCCTACgggaaggaggaggaggaggactccAGCTCCTCCAGCCTCTTCGGCGGTGACGGCTCCTCGGACGACACGCGCCCGAGCTCCGGCTCGGGCCGCAGCAGCGTCGCGTCGAGCCAGAAGAGCTACGTGGTCAGGATCAGCGCGCTGCAGCCGTCGTCGGATGACTCTGCTGTCGTTCCCTTCACGCATCGATGA